From Argopecten irradians isolate NY chromosome 2, Ai_NY, whole genome shotgun sequence, the proteins below share one genomic window:
- the LOC138313798 gene encoding uncharacterized protein encodes MIFLLFSLFMFTLTSQVKSQCGPSQHIVELSNYKKREIHIASAGGFNSNLSCSWAVSSVEKSAHILVQIKGVKLGPDDLISIYDGHEENETFALVSNFTDRSGRTDVKDARSGKALVLFTSGEEKHKGERGFTIFLLAITTPKPILECKNKTLIATLDAQYITSPGFPEGYPTNTICYWTIQALSKLHSIHLEFLFADIEEGNEDCSYDYVKAYTESNNGMTSNIFTRCTRDQWDNKVFTIPEKEVFLEFFSDLSETRAGFLLRFSSVRNSKAVKRKKQKSKKEARSKKTGVTAKLSASTVPPTTTPSDIVPTYSRADMFTLPSISFPPCDMCCTYSGVDCFQDCTLCHRPPWDIFLNPDVMNFNYNLWQG; translated from the exons ATGATCTTTCTACTTTTTTCCCTCTTCATGTTTACCCTAACGTCACAAG TGAAATCGCAATGTGGACCATCACAGCACATAGTGGAGCTATCCAACTACAAGAAGAGAGAAATCCACATCGCCAGTGCCGGGGGCTTCAATAG tAACCTATCCTGTTCCTGGGCTGTTTCGTCTGTAGAAAAATCAGCACACATCCTGGTCCAGATAAAGGGAGTTAAACTAGGACCAGATGACTTGATAAGTATATATGATG GGCATGAAGAAAACGAGACCTTTGCTCTCGTTTCCAATTTCACTGACCGGTCTGGCAGGACGGATGTTAAAGATGCGAGAAGTGGAAAAGCCCTGGTGCTATTTACATCTGGTGAAGAAAAACACAAAGGAGAGAGAGGTTTCACGATTTTTCTGCTGGCTATCACTACACCTAAAC CAATTTTGGAGTGTAAGAACAAGACCTTGATTGCCACATTAGATGCCCAGTATATCACTTCTCCTGGCTTCCCTGAGGGATACCCGAC AAACACGATATGTTACTGGACTATTCAAGCCTTGTCAAAATTGCACAGTATTCATCTTGAGTTTTTGTTTGCTGACATTGAGGAAGGAAACGAAGATTGCAGCTATGACTACGTAAAAGCTTATACAG AAAGCAATAATGGCATGACGTCGAACATTTTCACGAGGTGTACACGTGACCAATGGGATAACAAGGTCTTTACCATTCCAGAAAAAGAAGTGTTTCTCGAGTTCTTCAGTGACTTATCGGAGACCAGGGCAGGGTTTCTTCTCCGGTTTTCATCAG tgCGAAATTCAAAGGCTGTCAaacgaaaaaaacaaaaatcgaAGAAAGAAGCTAGATCAAAGAAAACTGGAGTGACAGCAAAGC TTTCAGCATCAACAGTGCCACCTACAACAACGCCATCCGACATTGTACCTACATATTCCCGGGCAGATATGTTTACGCTGCCATCGATATCATTTC CGCCATGTGATATGTGCTGTACCTATTCTGGTGTTGATTGTTTCCAAGACTGCACATTGTGTCATAGACCACCATGGGATATCTTTCTAAATCCTGAT GTAATGAACTTTAACTATAATCTCTGGCAAGGCTGA
- the LOC138313784 gene encoding peroxidase-like protein, with translation MNKLLLVFLVLIPSVISFHTGMSEEDLETILNDVIKTTQNSMKEEHSIEDTSDEDKDKDSKTLTSGEQLLQFGFETNRAKAISKMATINLAVTKAILKELLMALSDLRKDKEIMRIFKKTMSAMCFQPEPPCDQLNVYRTADGSCNNIANPSWGKSFTPQTRFLQAKYDDGIGSPRQKARNGGILPSARKVSNLVFKANSGPKQSPDKTVMVMAWGQFVDHDFTKTPIRSVCRPDCFSIKIPYDDHHFNKTCMPFSRSTASVSLDCMPGQREQLNTLTSYIDASNVYGSTQAEQDSVRTMINGKLRTKGNGLPERPDGCIKDQSPADYCFHAGDERVNELPSLGNTHTMFLREHNRIAKELKKINPFWTDEILFQETRKIIAAFEQQITYGEFLPVLLNDDIMTQYGLYNSPGHSDLYDDTVNAATNNAFAAAAFRFGHTLIPHFQGLMHSDMIKIDKFKTETLFLRPHLVQTKGGKNQEDLTRWMSAGPAARMDRVFEKAVRDLLFVDSKGDSFDLPSLNIQRGRDHGLPGYNDWREWCGLPRANHFEAVDGGLVDHSEDNALRLSQAYKDVDDIDLYPGAITENHIIGGGIGPTFACMLARQFRNFKIGDRFWYERPDSRHGGPEFSTDQLLEIKKITLAKIMCRNQGLAKIQPNVFRKPGYLNSNYLESCGALPDMDLTKWKAECDD, from the exons ATGAACAAGTTGCTTCTCGTGTTTCTGGTCCTCATCCCATCTGTGATATCCTTCCATACCGGTATGAGTGAAGAGGATTTGGAAACCATACTAAATGATGTCATAAAAACAACGCAAAACTCTATGAAAGAAGAACATTCGA TTGAAGATACTTCCGATGAGGACAAAGACAAAGACAGCAAGACATTAACAAGCGGAGAGCAGTTACTACAATTCGGATTCGAGACCAATCGTGCAAAGGCAATCTCCAAAATGGCTACCATTAATCTTGCTGTCACAAAAGCTATTTTAAAGGA ATTACTTATGGCCTTATCAGACCTGAGAAAAGACAAAGAGATTATGCGGATATTCAAAAAGACAATGAGTGCCATGTGTTTTCAACCAGAACCTCCCTGCGATCAGCTAAATGTTTACCGAACTGCGGACGGGAGCTGCAACAACATTGCAAACCCATCGTGGGGCAAATCATTCACGCCGCAGACTAGGTTTCTCCAAGCCAAATACGATGATG GCATTGGTTCGCCAAGACAAAAGGCAAGGAATGGTGGAATACTACCATCTGCCCGGAAAGTCAGCAATTTAGTGTTCAAGGCTAATTCTGGCCCTAAACAATCGCCGGACAAAACCGTGATGGTTATGGCTTGGGGTCAATTCGTTGACCACGATTTTACCAAAACACCAATAAGATCAG TGTGTAGACCAGACTGTTTCTCAATAAAGATACCTTACGACGATCACCACTTTAACAAGACGTGTATGCCTTTTTCACGGTCCACTGCCAGCGTGAGTCTGGATTGTATGCCAG gaCAAAGAGAACAGCTGAATACACTCACCTCCTATATAGACGCATCAAACGTATACGGATCTACCCAAGCGGAGCAGGATTCTGTACGGACAATGATAAATG GCAAACTGCGAACAAAAGGAAACGGTTTACCGGAAAGACCGGACGGATGTATTAAGGACCAAAGTCCAGCGGATTACTGCTTCCATGCGG GAGATGAGCGCGTTAATGAACTCCCAAGCCTTGGAAATACTCATACAATGTTTCTTCGTGAACACAATAGGATTGCTAAAGAACTAAAGAAAATTAACCCATTCTGGACTGATGAAATCCTGTTTCAAGAAACACGAAAAATCATAGCTGCTTTTGAACAACAAATAACCTACGGAGAGTTTTTACCGGTGCTGTTAAATGACGATATCATGACTCAATACGGACTATATAATTCACCAGGTCACTCGGACCTCTATGACGACACCGTGAATGCAGCCACTAACAACGCATTCGCTGCTGCTGCATTCCGCTTCGGACATACATTGATTCCTCATTTTCAGGGATTAATGCACTCCGATATGATCAAAATTGATAAGTTCAAGACCGAGACATTATTTCTTCGACCCCATCTGGTACAGACAAAAGGTGGGAAGAACCAAGAGGACCTGACTAGGTGGATGTCCGCAGGACCAGCGGCACGCATGGATAG AGTTTTTGAGAAAGCTGTCCGTGACCTGCTATTTGTGGATAGTAAAGGGGACAGTTTTGACCTACCATCGTTAAACATACAAAGAGGGCGCGACCACGGCCTGCCTGGCTACAATGACTGGAGGGAATGGTGTGGTCTTCCCCGTGCTAACCACTTTGAGGCAGTCGATGGTGGCTTAGTGGACCACTCAGAAGATAATGCATTAAGGCTCAGCCAAGCCTACAA AGATGTAGATGACATCGACTTGTACCCCGGAGCTATTACTGAGAACCACATTATTGGAGGTGGAATCGGTCCTACGTTCGCCTGCATGCTGGCTAGACAATTTCGAAATTTCAAAATTGGTGACAGATTTTGGTATGAACGACCGGACTCTCGTCATGGAGGTCCTGAATTTTCCACAG atCAATTGcttgaaattaagaaaataactTTAGCAAAGATAATGTGTCGAAATCAGGGCCTTGCTAAAATACAACCTAATGTTTTCCGAAAACCAGGATATCTGAACAG TAATTATTTGGAAAGCTGTGGCGCACTTCCAGATATGGATCTCACAAAATGGAAGGCTGAATGCGATGATTAA